The Methanophagales archaeon genomic interval CGCAATGTCTCCTCTATACTCGGTGTATTTATCTGCATAAACGCGGTCCTCACAACTTTGAATATCCCCCGCATCTCCAGTCGCCTCCGCAGCTCCTCCATCACCTCTTTGCCGTACGGCAATCTGCTACCATGACCTATCAAAACAACCGCTGTATCCTCTTCTTCTGCCACTTCTTATTTCACCCCATACGATATAATTAAACTTACTGTGCTTAGCATGGATTGATGAGCCGATTTAAATAATTTGCGATTTTTTTGCATTGATGCCATAGCATAAAAAGGAAAAAGAGAAAAAAATGTTATCTTTTCTCTATAATATATTCAGAAATACAGGATTTTATCAGCACTCAGTGCTCCTTCTACCGCATCCGGGATTTTCACGGGCATTATGAAATCTTCGATGTTTGTCGTGTCTTCTACTGATGTAGCGAAGCCACCAGCTACGTGGAATGTTGCGCACGACCCAATTTTCACGCCAAGAGAGTCACTTACAAATCGCGCCATTTGTTCCAGGTTGTCCGGCAGGTCTTCGGGGTTTAAACCTTCGAACTGTCCCGCAATGAGTTTCTTCACGTCTTCCGAGAACGTTAATTTTGCCAGATTACCCTTCTTCGCCATCTCCGTGCCCTGCGGTCCATAGAATATCATCACGTCCGGGATATTATGAATCTTCTTTGCTGCAAATGCAATGGCATAGCTTGCATACTGATTATATGGCTTGTCCATGCCCGAATTCACTATCACTAAGAGCTTCTCTATCTTCTTTATTTCCATCTTTCACCCCCTATATCTTCCCAAGAACTCTAACTATAAATAACTTTTGTTCTTAATTTCATACCGAAGACAGTCATCATATTATCAGTGTACTGTAGAGATGTACTGTAGAGATGAGTAGAGATGAATAAGAAAACGTTTATCCAGGTGTTTATAGGAGCAGGGATACTGGCACTGTTGTTTTATGAAGTGGATATTCACACGGTTTTGGAGGCGATAAAGGGTCTGAACCTCTTTTTATTCGGTTTCGCAGCCCTCTCCTATCTATGCTATAACCTCCTCATGAGCTATCGGCTGTTCTATCTGCTGGGGAAGATCGGCACCCATGTCAGCTTCTATCATTCGCTATTCGCGCATCTTGCAGGTATGATTGCATCTGATGTCACACCAGGACGAGCAGGGTTCTTCCTCGTACCCTATTTCCTGAAGAATCGCGCAAATTGCAGTATATCAGAGGGTATGGCGGCTATACTCGCACCTCAAGGTATAGAGTTCATTCTGAAGGTACTTGGTGGCTTCTCAGGATTACTATTCTTCATAGCAGTGATATCCATTGATATAAGCAGGAATGTGTTGGTGGCACTGTGCGTGGGTGGCATCATCTTCCTCGGCGCTGGTACTGCCATGCTATGGGTATTGTGGAGTGGGGAATCGCGTTCATACAGGGTATTGAGACGAATCCCGTACATAAAGAGATACGAGGAAGAGTACACGAAGTTAAAGGAGAAGAGTCTTTCACTGCGCGGGAGTCTCTATGTTATCCTCCTAATATATCTCATCTGCTGGATTCTGCTTGCCCTGCAATGGCAGCTAATCGGCTTAGCTCTTGGTATAACCAAACTGAACTTACTGGCATACCTGCTGCTTCATCCACTTATCACCATTCTCAGGTTTGTTCCCGTAACCGTCTCTGGTCTGGGACTGATGGAAGGTGCAACAGCAGTAATGTTCTTTCTGCTTGGTGTACCTCATGGTATCTCCATCGGGTTCACCTTCTCTCTACTCGTTAGATTGAATATGATCATGGTTGATAGCATAGGTCTACGTGGAGTATTCTCGTGATATCGTAATATAATCACAATCAATGTTCATTCTCATTCTTATTCTTCTCTAATTCCGCGAGCCGAGCATCAAATTCTGCTATCTTTTCCATCACTGAGATTCTCTCCTCGAGTGAGTCCAATCTTGAATCTAAGGACTGGAATCTAAAATCCACAGCCTCAAACTTGGTTATTAGCTCATTCCTTACACCAGCTATTCGAGCATCTATGGTATCGAACTTAGATAGAGTCTCATTTCTAAGACTCGTTATCACATTTCCCAACCCGGTGAGCTCATTCCTCAAACTCTCAAATTCCCGCTTTGTATCTTTGCCAAGACTCTCGATATCGCTCTTCGCCTCCCTACCGAGGCTTTCTATCTTATCACCCACCACTTCTGTACCTGCCTTCTGCTCAAACTCGCTCTCAAGTGCTTTTATGCTGTTATCAATCTCGTTAAGCTTCGGTAGTAGTATCTCTTCCACCCACTCCGGTATTTTCTTCGACATGAAAATATCAATCTCCGCTATCACTATAAAATTTTCGTTCTTTTCTTTCTTTATACACTTTTGATTTATATATGACAATCGTTATGTCATCTCCAGAGGTGAAAGAAATAATGGAGAGGGAGATAAAAGCGGTAATGGATAAGGAAGTGAGACCGCTTTTGGCACTTGAAGGTGGTGATATAGAGCTGGTGAGTGTAGAGGATGGGGTGGTGAAGGTGAGGTTCAGGGGAGCATGTGCAGGCTGTTTGATGAGTCAAATCACTCTGACGGGGTTTATTGAAGGTGTATTGAAGAAGAAGGTACCGGGTATAAAGGAGGTTACCCTGGTATAAAGTATAAAAGGAAAGGCATTATTTTGTGATTCGTGCCTGTACGGCAGCGAAGATCACCGGCAAAGCGATGGTAACATCGCAATAGAGCGTAACTGCTTTTGCATTTGTACCAATTTTTCCCCATGACTTCGCCTCTTCCAATGTTGCACCGCTCAAGCTGCCATTCTCTGGCGTATCCGTGGTGATCTGGATAGCGAAATCGAATCCTTCGCGTCCATCTTCTCGTGGTGGCGCTACCAGGGCAGTTTGCAGAAGGAAATTCTTTGGCACGCCTCCTCCCAGTATAATCGCGCCTGTATGCTCCGCATCGCAGAAGATATCTATCAGTTCTTTCATGTCATCAAATGCATCAACGTGGAATGCTGACTTCATCTGTTTATATATCCACGTATGGAGTCCAATCATAGAATCTGCAATTGCAGGACAGAATACAGGAACATTAGCATCTACTGCACTCTTCAATATAGAATTCGGGTCTGAAAGATTCGATCCTATAACCTCTATCACTTCCCTTATACTATAGCTCTTATCAGGGTTCATACTATCAAAAGCAGCTCTTATGAAATCTTCTAACCGTGCAAATGCATCGTCGTGCACCACAACATCATATATCCTCGACATGGATTGCTTCCGCAGCTCAGGATCATCCATCTTTGATTCTATGATTTTATAATGGTGCGTACCAAGTGCTTCGATGATGTCATGTACCAGGTTCGCACCCGTTGTTATGATCACATCCACGTATCTTGCCCTGACCATCTGTGCCATTACATCCCGCATGCCTGCAGGTACCAGAGCACCAGCAATGCCGATGAACTTTGTTGTATCCTCCCTTAACATCGCCTCATAAATATCCACCGCCTTTGCTAACCTGCCAGCGCCGAAGGCACAGCCCCGCATGCCGTTCACAAGTTCATCCACTGTCATACCTCTCCAAGTCTTTACTCCTTTAATCTCCTCCATTGCTCGAATTTCACTTCACCTATCATCATTTATTTTAATAGATAGAAAAAAATCTTTCTTTCAAAAAGAAAGCTTTACCAAGGAAATATTATGAAATATTATAATACTTCATGTACTATAATAAGCGTAATAGCAATTGGGGCTGTAAGGTAGCCAGGTTATCCTCCCAGCTCGGGGAGCTGGTAACCGGAGTTCAAATCTCCGCAGCCCCATCCCATTAACCCTAACCCATTAGTTTTTAAGGTGAAAGAAGAGAAATGAATGTGGCGAGATATGCGTATGTATATGCCCGAATAAGAGCACGACTGAGCGATCTGCTGGATAATAAGGATATAAAGGCGCTTGTAGATGCTCGTAAGGAAGATTTCATGGCTATTCTGATGGATAGTCCATATAGAGCAAGCATAACAAAGAAAAATCTGACAGAGGTAGATGCGCACGTGATAGAGAAGGCACTGAAGCAGGAACTGATATATCAGTACTTGATGGTGATAAGATCAACGGATGCAGCAGTGAAGGATTTCATGATCGAGTTTTTCAGGCGTTTTGAAGTGATGAACGTGAAGGCGATTATACGGGCAAAGGCAGCGGGTGTGAATGTGAGCACCGGTACCAGCGAATCCGTTTTATTATTCCCGGTTGAGCCATTCTTTAGAGATTATAGAGGTATATTGGTCGAAGTTGGGTCGCTGGAAGATGCAATAAAGCGTTTTGAAGAGCCCTACCGTGGAATATTGGCAGATTCGATTCAGGACTATAAAAATAAAATGAGCAACAGGCACAGGCTATTGGACCTCGAGAATGCACTTGATAGAGATTTATTTGGCGCTATATGGGACAAGAAGGAGCATTTGCGAAGAGCGGACCGGGAGATAGTGGAGAAGGTCATAGGCACGGAGTTAGATATAGCAAATCTGATGACCATGCTACGGTGTAAGGAGGAGGGGATAGCAGAAGCCGATATGGAGCGATATTTCATGCCTTATTCTTATGCTTGGGATATTGATGCAGTGAGGAATGCCATGTCAGCAGATAATATCAGCTCTGCCATACAGTTGCTGCCTGATTCCCCTTATAAAGTGGTTTTAAGTGCCGCTATACCCTATTATGAGGAGCAGAAATCGCTTGTACCCTTCGAACTCGCTCTGCAACGATATTTCCTCAGGTGGATAAGGAAGGTGCTGTCCGGTTATCCAATTGATATAGGCACGGTATTAAGCTATCTCTATCTAAAGGAAGCAGAGATAAGGAATCTCTGCACTATCGCGGTATGTAAGGAGAACGAACTACCAGCCGAAGAGACGCTGAAACTTGTGATGATGTAATAATGGCTTTCATGGTCATTCTTCCACTCTATATCTTGTCTTTAAAATATTAAAGAATGGAACACAGGTTTCAAGGTTCTTTTGATAAACCATTTCTTCCCGAGAAAGGGTTTTATTTGAGCCCCTCCAACCCATAATAAAACCTCCTCAACTTCTCTTTACCCCTTTCAAGCATGAAGTTCGCCTTCGATATGATAAAATCCAGGTATGGTTCGCTGCAAAATATCACCCCATCTCTGCCCACCGGGACATCCATCCTCTCTGTACTCATTATCTCCACCATCACCCGCTTCATGGTGATGGCCTTTATTCCACTATACTTGAAGCCCGACTCGATTGCAAGGTTCAGTAGTTGCTTAGCTTTCTCCATGCTCACGCACGAGACATGTAGTATCGGCGATTGGGACATCAGCCATAACTCCCCATCAGGGGCTTTCCACATACCCATTGCTTTTAATACCTCATTCTTACTCACTTCACGATGCCATTTCGCAATGAACTCAGCTTCTTCCTTTGCCCCTATCTCTGGTATGCATATCAGAATGACCCTGCCAGAGCAGCTACTCGTTGTGAAGTAATCATCAAAACCATTTAATAGCTCTATCAGCTCCGCTATGTCATCATCTGCACCCTCATTGTGTAATCGTTCAAGCGCCCTCCTCTTCTCCGCTTCAAATATCCCGGTCCCCATGCATACATCCTGATCGGAAGAAAAAATCCGAAAGTTATTTATAATACCTCTCCACATTCACATATAAAATAAAATGGTCGAGATGGCGGATGTATTCCTCGTAGTGGGAATCTCTATCGGATTTACCATACTGCTGTGCCTGTATAGAGCGGTGCGTGGGCCGGGGGTATTTAATCAGGTAGCAGCGGTGAATGTGATAGGAACGAAGGTGATTGTGCTTCTTGTTGCTATTGGGTATATCTTCGAAAGACCGATGTTCGTGGATATCGCACTTCTATATGCGGGCTTGAACTTCGTTGGTACACTGGTTATGGCTAAGTATCTTGAAAGGGGGGAGATATGTTCGGCATAGGTGTAACAGATATAATATCCATAATCTTCATGGCAGGGGGGGTATTTTTTATGGCTGCAGGAGCAGTAGGGTTATTACGATTACCGGATTTTTATACCCGGCTGCATGCAACCGGGAAATGCGATACGCTTGGTGAAGTCCTTATGATCACTGGCTGCATGATATTCCAGGGCTGGTCGTTCGTTAGCGTAAAGCTCTTCTTCCTCATATTCTTTATATTCATGGCTAATCCCGTGGGTACACATGCGATAATGAAAGCGGCGTATTATACAGGTCTGAAGCCCTGGAAGAAGGGTGAGGGGAGGAGGTGATGTGATGATATGATAAAGCGGAGTACGGTTGCTGTGTTCATCGTCATGTTCGCCTTCTGGGTGCTTTTATCTGCCTGTATCAAGCCACTTCAGGGCTATTATGACCCTATTCACATCGTTGTGGGTATGATATGTGCAGCAATAGCAACTTCAGTCTCTCGTGACCTCCTGATAACGGGCAAGGAGAACATGACGCTGCGTAAGACCTTCCGGCTACTGCTGTACATACCATGGGAGCTGTGGCAGATAGTTCTGGCGAACTTCGATGTTGCTTATCGCGTACTACATCCAAAGATGCCGATAGACCCGTGCATAATAGAATTTGATACTACTTTGAGGAGTGATTTCGCACTCACCACATTAGCAAATTCCATCACCCTCACACCAGGTACGATAACGATAGACGTGGAGCCAGAGCGAGGTAGGTTCCTGGTGCATGCAATTGCGTCGAAAGCCGCAGATGCTCTACTTGTTGACCAAACGATGCAGAATAAAATTGCACATGTGTATATGGAGGAAGGAGAAGGGGAGTGAAGAGAGATGATAATCCCGCTTGATCTCATTGCATTGTTCTTCCTTGTGGTAATCGCACTTGCAGCGATAACAGTGAGAGACCTGTTAGCTGCAATCGTGCTATTAAGTGCTTATAGCTATATTATCGCCACAGTGTGGGTGGAGATGCACGCGGTGGATGTTGGATTTACCGAAGCCGCAGTAGGCGCGGGTGCGACTACAGCCTTCCTGATTGCGGCACTGGCGAGAACAAGGAGGTGGGAGAAGAGATGAAGGCTATCACAGCTTCTGCGTTATTATTTGTGATACTTCTGGGTGCTCTATTTATCTATGTTGCGGAGGATATACCAGCATTTGGAGACCCGTATTCACCTGCTAATCGGTGGGTCAACCTCTCTATCGGTATAGATGCCCGGAACCATGTGCTGGAAAGTTTGAACGAGGGGGTAGTGCCTGATGCATTGGTGAGTGAGATAAAGAATCGTGGATTACCGCTACCTGAGGGTTATAAGGTAGAGCGAGGAGAAGAAGAAGGCTGGAAAGGCTGGGATATACTGATTCCAAAAGGAGAGATGTTCTATCCGAACCTGGAGAAGTATTATTTCATCATGAACAAGGGTAATAGATTGTGGGTTTATCGCTATTCTGTCCCGGTGCGGTGGGAAGAGAGATGTGAGGAGGAGATAGGCGTACCGAATATGGTGACTGCGGGTCTCGCAGATTATAGGGGTTACGATACACTCGGTGAGACCACAGTCATATTCACCGCTGGCGTTTCTGTTATATTGTTGCTAAGGAGGCGAGGCAAGTTATAAGTTATGAGAGTAAGAGGTAAGAGTAAAGAGCACGGACAAGAGCACGAGTACAAGCACAAGCGTGATGTTATTGTAACCACTATCGCACGGTTGATGATTCCGTTTATACAGATGTACGCGTTGTATGTGATGGTGGGTACAGAAGGAGCAGGAGGGGGATTTCAGGGCGGTGTGGTATTCGCCGCTTCTTTCGTGCTCTTCGTCACGGCGTTCGGGATCACGAAAGGACGTGGAAGGTTCCCTGAATCGTGGAATGCTGCTCTTAGCAGTCTGGGGTTATATTTTTATGCAGGCATTGGGTTGCTATGCATAATTCTCTCACTTTTCGGTGCTCAATATCTAAATTATGGTGCACTTCCGCTATGGAAGATAATAGGTCGTCCGGAGACGCGGGGGTTGATGGTAACATACGTTGTGGAGGTAGGGATAGCGATAACAGTTATGGCGGTTTTTACATCTATATTCTTTGATCTCGCATGGAAGGGAGAAGAGGATAAAGAAGATAATAAAGAAGAAGGGGGTGAATAAAGGCAAAGATGATGGAATGGCTAATTGCGGAGGTATTTGCGAAGTATAATTACTGGGTCTCCATCGTGCTGATGCTCATCGGGTTCTATGCAATGATAGCAAAGGACAATTTAATGAAGAAGATCATTGGCTTGAATATATTCCAGACAGCAATTATTCTCTTCTTTATATCGCTTGGTGATGTCTCAATAGGGGGCTGGGGCGGAGGAGTGACCGAGCCGATAGTGAAAGGAGCACTTCCATGGGAAACAGGGGGTATAGTGGAGCATGGGGTTGTGTATGCGAATCCACTGCCACATGTACTCATGCTTACAGCGATTGTGGTGGGAGCGGCGACAACTGCTGTTGCACTCGCACTTGTGATAAGGATACATGAGGCGTACGGGACAATAGAGGAGAGTGAGATAATAGAGAAGGAGCAAGAGAGGGAGCTCCCATAACCAATCCTATACCATACTATCACCATCCCATATCCTAATACCTAATTTTTGCATGACGGAAGGAACAAAAGCAGTGGCTGGTATGAATGAATGTAAAAATATCTTGCGTCTGGAATATGCGTGGCATTTGTGCTACTTGGTGTTTTCG includes:
- a CDS encoding flippase-like domain-containing protein, with protein sequence MNKKTFIQVFIGAGILALLFYEVDIHTVLEAIKGLNLFLFGFAALSYLCYNLLMSYRLFYLLGKIGTHVSFYHSLFAHLAGMIASDVTPGRAGFFLVPYFLKNRANCSISEGMAAILAPQGIEFILKVLGGFSGLLFFIAVISIDISRNVLVALCVGGIIFLGAGTAMLWVLWSGESRSYRVLRRIPYIKRYEEEYTKLKEKSLSLRGSLYVILLIYLICWILLALQWQLIGLALGITKLNLLAYLLLHPLITILRFVPVTVSGLGLMEGATAVMFFLLGVPHGISIGFTFSLLVRLNMIMVDSIGLRGVFS
- a CDS encoding NifU family protein, whose translation is MEREIKAVMDKEVRPLLALEGGDIELVSVEDGVVKVRFRGACAGCLMSQITLTGFIEGVLKKKVPGIKEVTLV
- a CDS encoding deoxyhypusine synthase, which encodes MEEIKGVKTWRGMTVDELVNGMRGCAFGAGRLAKAVDIYEAMLREDTTKFIGIAGALVPAGMRDVMAQMVRARYVDVIITTGANLVHDIIEALGTHHYKIIESKMDDPELRKQSMSRIYDVVVHDDAFARLEDFIRAAFDSMNPDKSYSIREVIEVIGSNLSDPNSILKSAVDANVPVFCPAIADSMIGLHTWIYKQMKSAFHVDAFDDMKELIDIFCDAEHTGAIILGGGVPKNFLLQTALVAPPREDGREGFDFAIQITTDTPENGSLSGATLEEAKSWGKIGTNAKAVTLYCDVTIALPVIFAAVQARITK
- a CDS encoding V-type ATPase subunit yields the protein MNVARYAYVYARIRARLSDLLDNKDIKALVDARKEDFMAILMDSPYRASITKKNLTEVDAHVIEKALKQELIYQYLMVIRSTDAAVKDFMIEFFRRFEVMNVKAIIRAKAAGVNVSTGTSESVLLFPVEPFFRDYRGILVEVGSLEDAIKRFEEPYRGILADSIQDYKNKMSNRHRLLDLENALDRDLFGAIWDKKEHLRRADREIVEKVIGTELDIANLMTMLRCKEEGIAEADMERYFMPYSYAWDIDAVRNAMSADNISSAIQLLPDSPYKVVLSAAIPYYEEQKSLVPFELALQRYFLRWIRKVLSGYPIDIGTVLSYLYLKEAEIRNLCTIAVCKENELPAEETLKLVMM
- a CDS encoding monovalent cation/H(+) antiporter subunit G; the protein is MFGIGVTDIISIIFMAGGVFFMAAGAVGLLRLPDFYTRLHATGKCDTLGEVLMITGCMIFQGWSFVSVKLFFLIFFIFMANPVGTHAIMKAAYYTGLKPWKKGEGRR
- a CDS encoding Na+/H+ antiporter subunit E — translated: MIKRSTVAVFIVMFAFWVLLSACIKPLQGYYDPIHIVVGMICAAIATSVSRDLLITGKENMTLRKTFRLLLYIPWELWQIVLANFDVAYRVLHPKMPIDPCIIEFDTTLRSDFALTTLANSITLTPGTITIDVEPERGRFLVHAIASKAADALLVDQTMQNKIAHVYMEEGEGE
- a CDS encoding DUF4040 domain-containing protein, with protein sequence MIIPLDLIALFFLVVIALAAITVRDLLAAIVLLSAYSYIIATVWVEMHAVDVGFTEAAVGAGATTAFLIAALARTRRWEKR
- a CDS encoding cation:proton antiporter subunit C, giving the protein MMEWLIAEVFAKYNYWVSIVLMLIGFYAMIAKDNLMKKIIGLNIFQTAIILFFISLGDVSIGGWGGGVTEPIVKGALPWETGGIVEHGVVYANPLPHVLMLTAIVVGAATTAVALALVIRIHEAYGTIEESEIIEKEQERELP